In one Granulicella aggregans genomic region, the following are encoded:
- a CDS encoding fasciclin domain-containing protein, protein MSLSINQIRRFEWPVKACFLLITAVCFAGLATLAKSSPATSRTIPNAVLTRLDDISAQISYRDRDDRVIVIDLIVDDKTRKGDIRTGDTVVVTFVDKGKQHIVQSIKLYVPTETTPVPGGELGGVAGVDGNSYPPVQGGGGGRNPEVGGAAMYANKNIIQNAVNSPINRTLVAAVKAAGLVDTLSGPGPFTVFAPTDDAFGKLPAGTVDTLVKPENKDTLVKILTYHVVPGKITSKQLEKLIKKSGGMVRLKTVQGEDLSASMSGSNIVLTDAKGGTSTITTADIMQSNGVIHVIDTVLMP, encoded by the coding sequence ATGTCTCTGAGCATCAATCAGATCCGTCGATTTGAATGGCCAGTGAAGGCCTGTTTCCTTCTGATCACGGCGGTGTGCTTCGCTGGATTAGCGACGCTAGCGAAGTCGAGTCCGGCGACGTCACGAACAATCCCCAACGCCGTTCTGACACGCCTTGACGACATATCCGCACAGATTTCATATCGAGACCGTGACGACAGAGTGATCGTGATTGACCTCATTGTCGATGACAAGACTCGAAAAGGAGATATTAGAACTGGGGACACCGTAGTTGTCACATTTGTAGATAAAGGTAAGCAGCACATCGTGCAATCTATCAAACTCTATGTTCCGACGGAAACCACGCCTGTTCCGGGTGGTGAGCTTGGGGGTGTTGCTGGAGTGGACGGCAACTCCTATCCTCCGGTGCAGGGCGGAGGGGGGGGGAGGAACCCCGAAGTTGGTGGCGCAGCAATGTACGCCAACAAGAACATCATCCAGAACGCGGTCAATTCGCCCATCAACAGGACACTCGTTGCTGCCGTCAAGGCTGCTGGCTTAGTCGATACGCTGAGCGGTCCCGGGCCCTTCACGGTGTTCGCTCCAACTGATGATGCTTTCGGTAAGTTGCCGGCCGGTACAGTCGACACTCTTGTAAAGCCTGAGAACAAAGACACCCTCGTCAAGATCCTCACTTACCACGTAGTCCCTGGCAAAATTACCTCCAAGCAGCTCGAGAAATTGATCAAGAAAAGCGGCGGTATGGTAAGGCTCAAGACAGTTCAGGGCGAGGACCTTAGCGCCAGCATGTCTGGATCCAACATCGTGCTCACCGACGCAAAGGGGGGAACCTCCACGATCACCACCGCTGACATCATGCAGTCGAACGGCGTCATCCACGTCATTGACACCGTCCTGATGCCATAG